One Terriglobia bacterium genomic window carries:
- a CDS encoding glycosyltransferase family 4 protein encodes MPFGKVIQRIHWGVEIVRICYLIHVFPPESWGGSENYVFRLAQQLRLQHEIRVLTRTHRSDEPEYKIFRENVDGLEVFRLNNNFRDVDRFERIYWNPKVDEIMETFLGEWRPDIIHAHHLTCLSTNLVNIAHRHSIPFVLTLHDFWMMCLRGQRLHPTLRLCEEVLPSVCGQCVKPWMDGAYAKAITDRFGSDKDQRNLLNRARRKLFKFLTRPNPSREIEAFHQHSRRILKEADLLISPSVFLRDEFVRFGCDPEKILLSDNGIDPGLVGREDCQPSSKVRFGFVGTLIPSKGVHVLVAAFRQMPPGRAELKIFGGAAEFEGFPDYFENLQRQAQGLPIEFRGKFANKEIGRVLSEIDVLIVPSIWFENAPLTIREALLAQIPVITADRGGMAESVQDGVNGLLFEMGNPKSLANAMLRLVEEPALLEELGSAETPVKTIADNARELEEIYARLCKMQ; translated from the coding sequence GTGCCTTTTGGCAAGGTGATTCAGCGGATCCATTGGGGAGTCGAGATTGTGCGAATCTGTTACTTAATTCATGTGTTTCCCCCGGAGTCGTGGGGGGGATCGGAAAACTATGTTTTTCGGCTGGCGCAGCAGCTGCGCCTTCAACATGAAATTCGCGTGCTCACTCGAACCCACCGATCGGATGAACCAGAGTATAAGATTTTCCGAGAGAATGTCGACGGTTTGGAGGTGTTTCGGCTCAATAATAATTTTCGGGATGTGGATCGATTCGAACGGATTTACTGGAATCCCAAGGTCGACGAAATCATGGAAACTTTCTTGGGGGAGTGGCGTCCGGATATCATCCACGCCCACCATCTAACATGTCTTTCGACCAATCTCGTCAATATCGCCCATCGACATTCGATCCCCTTCGTCCTCACGCTTCACGATTTCTGGATGATGTGTCTGAGGGGTCAGCGACTGCATCCCACGCTCCGTTTATGCGAGGAAGTCCTTCCTTCGGTGTGTGGCCAATGTGTGAAGCCCTGGATGGATGGGGCGTACGCCAAAGCCATCACGGATCGATTTGGATCCGACAAGGATCAGAGAAATCTTTTAAATCGAGCACGGCGCAAGCTGTTCAAATTCCTGACACGCCCCAACCCATCCCGGGAGATTGAAGCCTTCCATCAACATAGCCGCCGCATCTTGAAGGAAGCGGATCTTCTTATCTCCCCATCCGTATTTCTTCGGGACGAATTTGTGAGGTTCGGCTGTGACCCGGAGAAAATCCTCCTTTCAGACAACGGGATTGATCCCGGCCTCGTCGGCCGCGAGGACTGCCAACCGTCCAGCAAGGTTCGTTTTGGGTTCGTCGGGACACTCATTCCCTCCAAAGGGGTGCATGTGCTGGTGGCGGCATTCAGGCAAATGCCTCCGGGGAGAGCGGAACTCAAGATCTTCGGAGGAGCCGCAGAATTCGAGGGATTTCCGGACTATTTTGAAAATCTGCAACGGCAGGCACAGGGGCTGCCCATCGAGTTCAGAGGGAAATTTGCGAACAAAGAAATAGGGAGGGTTCTTTCAGAGATCGACGTTTTGATCGTCCCATCGATTTGGTTCGAGAACGCTCCGCTCACCATCCGAGAGGCGCTGCTGGCCCAAATCCCTGTCATCACGGCCGACCGCGGGGGGATGGCGGAGTCAGTGCAGGATGGCGTGAATGGGCTGCTGTTTGAGATGGGAAATCCGAAGAGCCTGGCAAACGCCATGCTCCGGCTAGTGGAGGAGCCGGCTCTCCTAGAGGAACTTGGTTCCGCTGAAACGCCGGTTAAGACTATTGCCGACAACGCCCGAGAACTTGAGGAGATTTACGCAAGACTGTGCAAGATGCAGTGA